In Shewanella glacialimarina, the genomic stretch GGTTTTCCTAAAGGGCTTATTGATCCTGGTGAAGAGGCTATTGAGGCTGCTAATCGTGAATTACAAGAAGAAATAGGTTTCGCCAGTAAAAAATTAACGTATCTAAAAACGCTATCACTTGCACCGGGATACTTCTCTAGCAAGATGCATATTTTTGTTGCAGAACAATTGTATGCCAGCGAACTCGAAGGTGATGAACCTGAACCAATTATTGTGGTGCCCTGGGCACTAGATGATTGGCAAGCATTGTTAGATAACCCCGACTTTTCTGAATCTAGAAGTGTAAGTGCACTTTTTTTAGCTAAACAGTTTTTAGCTAAGTAATCTCTAGCTAGGTAATTTTTAGTCTCGCAATATGAGTCATACAGAGGTAAGTGCCATTTACTTACCCAGTAAAGTATTATCCTCGCACTTTGGCTAAAATTAGCTAAAGTTAGTTTTAATCAGTAATACATGCTTATTTCCAGCAACTGGAGTTGTAATGAAGCCTGAAGCCATCATCGAACAAGCAATTGAAATTGCTATCGAAGCAGGGAATGCTATTCGTAAAATCTACCAGTCAGGTGATTTTAAACGAGAGATAAAATCTGATAATACCCCTGTAACGTCTGCCGACTTGGCCGCCCATGAAATCATTTGTTCACGTCTTGCTAAGCTGACACCGGACATTCCTATTCTCAGTGAAGAAGATGCAGATATTCCTTTGTCTGTCAGACAAAACTGGTCAAAGTATTGGTTAGTCGATCCGCTTGATGGTACTGGTGAATTTATTGCTGGTAGTGGTGATTTCTCGGTGATTATTGCCCTTGTTGAACATAATCGTCCCATCATGGGAATTGTTTATGTGCCAATGACCGAGGTATGTTATTACGCTATTGCAGGGTTAGGCGCCTATAAACGTAGCGCCGAAGGTGAAGTACGTATTACCAGCACTCAATTGGCGCTATCAGAGCAAAATCATTTGCGAATAGCGGTTAGCCGCCGACAAGACCCCCAAAAGGTACTTAAATTATTTAACCACCCTAAAGACTGCGAGTTAGTGGTGTTAGGTGGTGCGGCATTAAAGAGTTGCTTAGTTGCCGAGGGGCAGGCCGATTGTTATATCCGTTTGGGCCCAACAGGTGAGTGGGACACAGGTGCAGCACAAATTATTGTCGAAGAAGCGGGTGGAGCCTTGGTTGATATCCACTTGCACCCAATGACTTACAATGAGCGAGACACACTAGAAAATCCTAATTTTATTGTTGTTGGTACCGAAAATCTGCCGTGGAATGTCATGGTACTTGATGGTGAATAATTAATCTCAATTCGGGCTAAGAGATGCATTCAATAAGCTAAATTCAACACGTTTAGTCTATATTAGCCTCAGCATATGTGTATGTTCCTGAATAATGTCGCTGAAACCTTATGGTGGACATTATTCAGGGAGTGACATAATTAAATGAGACACTATGCAAATAGTTAAAAGCGCTGTTGGCATCAGTGACGATGCGATATAAGTAAATTCTCCGGTAAATAGGTGGCTTATATTTGCTCATCTAGCCATTGGTGTACTTCAGTGGCATTACCTTTAAAAATCACCTTAGTGAGTTTTTTATCAAGTTGGTATTGATACATGGGGTCATAGTATTTGCTGAGTAACTGACTTATCCAGGCGTAATGACCATCAAAGCTATGGTGACTTTGCTGCTGCTTTAATGCTTGTTGAATAAGTCCTTGTAACTCGTCATGTTGTTTTCCGCCTAAGCGTTTACGGATTTTGCTAATACAGTCGACTAAATACACAGAAAAAGCGTTAAATCCCTCAACCTCTCCGAATAGAGTGCAATATTGTTGGTGCATATTACTGACATATTCACCATGAAGCCTATCGACTCGGGCATTAAATGCTTCTTCAAGTAATACAATTGGCGCTTGCTGCATGGCTTTAAAAAATGGCTGCGGAATAGCGGTACGGCCAATTAAGAAGCTCTCATCTTCTAACAGCAATTTGGATGATGGCTTGACCTGTTGATATTTAAGTAACGCGACCCCTAGATTATTTTCAAAATTAATTTGGCTAGGTTGTGAGCTTATTTGTTTACCAAAACTTGATCCGCGATGATTAGCCAGGCCTTCTAGGTCGATGGTTTCTTTACGCTGATGAATAAACTCAGTTTTACCACTACCGGTACTGCCGCTTAAAATCAAAAAATGGTGATTTGATTCAGCTTGTTCAATAGTACTAATCAGAAAGCTACGGAGTGCCTTGTATCCCCCATAAATATAGGGAATATCAATACCTACATGTTGCAGCCATTGTTGGCTAAGTTGAGAGCGAAGGCCGCCTCGAAAACAATACAAATAACTATGATTATGTTGGTGTACTTGTTTGCACCAGGCATCAATACGGCTTTGCTTAATATCACCGCTGACCAATTGATGGCCTAGGGTAATGGCGGCTTGTTGCCCCTCCTGTTTATAACAGGTACCCACTAGTTGACGCTCTCTATCATTCATCAAAGGTAAATTAACTGACTCGGGAAAAGCACCTTTATTGAACTCAATTGGC encodes the following:
- the nudE gene encoding ADP compounds hydrolase NudE; the protein is MTERHSKPEILHTEIVAKSRLFQIEQVHLKFSNGVERQYERMKGGSRGAVMVVPIYQGQLLLAKEYAAGTDNYELGFPKGLIDPGEEAIEAANRELQEEIGFASKKLTYLKTLSLAPGYFSSKMHIFVAEQLYASELEGDEPEPIIVVPWALDDWQALLDNPDFSESRSVSALFLAKQFLAK
- the cysQ gene encoding 3'(2'),5'-bisphosphate nucleotidase CysQ yields the protein MKPEAIIEQAIEIAIEAGNAIRKIYQSGDFKREIKSDNTPVTSADLAAHEIICSRLAKLTPDIPILSEEDADIPLSVRQNWSKYWLVDPLDGTGEFIAGSGDFSVIIALVEHNRPIMGIVYVPMTEVCYYAIAGLGAYKRSAEGEVRITSTQLALSEQNHLRIAVSRRQDPQKVLKLFNHPKDCELVVLGGAALKSCLVAEGQADCYIRLGPTGEWDTGAAQIIVEEAGGALVDIHLHPMTYNERDTLENPNFIVVGTENLPWNVMVLDGE
- the mnmH gene encoding tRNA 2-selenouridine(34) synthase MnmH, with the protein product MSNTIAASEYGRLLLDKRPLIDVRAPIEFNKGAFPESVNLPLMNDRERQLVGTCYKQEGQQAAITLGHQLVSGDIKQSRIDAWCKQVHQHNHSYLYCFRGGLRSQLSQQWLQHVGIDIPYIYGGYKALRSFLISTIEQAESNHHFLILSGSTGSGKTEFIHQRKETIDLEGLANHRGSSFGKQISSQPSQINFENNLGVALLKYQQVKPSSKLLLEDESFLIGRTAIPQPFFKAMQQAPIVLLEEAFNARVDRLHGEYVSNMHQQYCTLFGEVEGFNAFSVYLVDCISKIRKRLGGKQHDELQGLIQQALKQQQSHHSFDGHYAWISQLLSKYYDPMYQYQLDKKLTKVIFKGNATEVHQWLDEQI